In Sorghum bicolor cultivar BTx623 chromosome 8, Sorghum_bicolor_NCBIv3, whole genome shotgun sequence, one genomic interval encodes:
- the LOC8082763 gene encoding protein FAR1-RELATED SEQUENCE 5 translates to MAPPPPSRIILPSISEDGHAGLAETDPAVSEEFLPTIYEIRLSFEQARIEDRNEDSTTNPVVAEVAEEEEEVWSTPEMPHNGMSFATMDEAREYYNSYAKRTGFSIRTNTSRRSAITREKQKVQFVCNKEGFGRKRRVVAQLVDGITCYSDNDEAEEEDTAQEEEDEQVEKRKKFDGCTIGPILVKNDELNEEFVDCLNHTSFIPAYYMHSFFPVLQSTQRSEGFNALLKKYVNPNLSVLQFVRQYQKIQEKCLVAQDGQDFRTDENERRRWSRYPLEKHASTVYTKNMFYRFSKEFEKTAEYDVKPVGQFQYWLEPNNSFVFGYGKRNYLVTAIEEDESYCCECSKFDRDGIICCHIMRVMVRMGVKLIPERYILKRWTQQAIASDTNQVQNVNAPVELVACGMPLTSEKTLSLTNTTTAFAAIAVEGCTNDENYAILEKHIKEMRSEFEEIKKRTMANRQNTSGTEGGATEGAQNGTGVSTLTGPSLQTAGLKN, encoded by the exons atggcgccgccgccaccatctAGGATT ATTTTGCCTAGTATTTCTGAAGATGGTCATGCTGGTTTAGCAGAGACAGATCCTGCAGTTTCAGAAGAATTTCTTCCTACCATTTATGAGATCAGATTGTCATTTGAACAGGCAAGAATAGAGGACAGGAATGAAGATTCTACTACTAATCCTGTAGTTGCTGAAGTAGcagaagaggaggaagaggtgTGGTCTACACCTGAAATGCCACACAATGGGATGTCTTTTGCAACCATGGACGAAGCAAGGGAGTACTACAACTCGTATGCAAAGAGAACTGGCTTCTCGATTAGAACAAACACGTCACGTCGGTCTGCAATcacaagagaaaaacaaaaggtGCAGTTTGTGTGCAACAAGGAAGGCTTTGGCAGGAAAAGGAGAGTTGTTGCTCAGCTTGTTGATGGAATCACTTGCTACTCTGACAATGATGAAGCCGAAGAAGAGGATACTGCACaagaagaagaggatgagcAAGTAGAAAAGAGGAAGAAGTTTGACGGAT GCACAATTGGACCGATCCTTGTTAAAAATGATGAGCTGAATGAGGAGTTTGTGGATTGCTTAAACCACACT AGCTTCATACCAGCCTACTACATGCACAGTTTCTTCCCAGTCCTCCAGTCGACTCAAAGGAGCGAGGGGTTCAATGCTTTGTTGAAGAAGTATGTGAACCCAAACTTGTCAGTGCTACAGTTTGTGAGGCAGTACCAGAAAATACAAGAAAAGTGTCTAGTTGCACAGGATGGGCAAGACTTCAGGACCGATGAGAATGAGCGAAGACGATGGTCAAGGTATCCACTTGAGAAGCATGCTTCCACTGTATACACAAAGAATATGTTTTACAGGTTCTCCAAAGAGTTTGAGAAAACTGCAGAATATGATGTGAAGCCTGTAGGGCAGTTCCAATATTGGTTGGAGCCCAATAATAGCTTTGTTTTTGGGTATGGAAAAAGGAACTATCTTGTTACAGCAATAGAAGAGGATGAAAGCTATTGCTGCGAGTGCAGCAAGTTTGATAGGGATGGAATCATTTGCTGCCACATTATGAGAGTTATGGTCAGAATGGGTGTGAAATTAATACCAGAAAGGTACATCCTTAAAAGGTGGACGCAACAAGCAATTGCTAGTGATACTAATCAGGTCCAAAATGTGAATGCACCAGTGGAACTTGTAGCCTGTGGGATGCCATTGACTAGTGAGAAAACTTTGAGTTTGACCAACACAACCACCGCGTTTGCAGCAATAGCAGTGGAAGGTTGTACAAATGATGAAAACTATGCTATTTTGGAGAAGCACATCAAGGAGATGAGATCTGAATTTGAAGAAATTAAGAAAAGGACGATGGCAAATAGGCAAAACACTAGTGGTACAGAAGGTGGTGCTACAGAAGGTGCACAAAATGGTACGGGTGTCTCTACTCTAACTGGACCTTCATTGCAAACTGCAGGTTTAAAAAACTAG